The following proteins are encoded in a genomic region of uncultured Ilyobacter sp.:
- a CDS encoding HD domain-containing phosphohydrolase, with the protein MKNKILVIDDEKMIREGLKKLLMLDDYEVLLGEDGIHGLEILEKEHKNVQVVILDVKMPRMDGMEVLQIIRKNYPEIEVIISTGHGAIETAIQALRFGAFDYTNKPIEYDELALIILRALDKQRVVREKREAEEALKLSEEKYRTVVEQANDGIAIIKEGIFEYVSPPLAKILNFKVSELEKKTVIENISADSVSEFNNYMDGGFTGKSEIVFLNRDKEKIYIELSSGTIEYRGKEAYLVMFRDITERKLSEEKIRYLSFHDSLTGLYNRAYFEEEMKRLDTKRQLPISIIVGDVNGLKLSNDAFGHYIGDELLKAAAECIKKSCRKEDIISRWGGDEFVILLPTVTETNVQKVCDRIMSECEKYDELPFKISISLGEATKDDESQDLREILKTAEDKMYKNKLMSGKSIRNSIITSLKTTLSENSFETDEHSERMIKLCKDFGKVLKLPKSKIEELVALATLHDIGKVAIPREILSKPGKLTSEEMDQVKKHSEIGYRIAKSCPEISHLAEGILGHHERWDGKGYPNKLNGEKIPYESRIIALVDSYDVMISDRPYKRKMNQKEAVEEIKRCAGTQFDPCLVEKFLELLEEQSLLVS; encoded by the coding sequence ATGAAGAATAAAATTCTTGTGATAGATGACGAAAAAATGATCAGAGAAGGCTTGAAAAAACTTTTAATGCTAGATGATTATGAGGTTCTTTTAGGAGAGGACGGAATTCACGGTTTAGAGATCCTTGAAAAAGAACACAAAAATGTCCAGGTTGTAATACTTGACGTGAAAATGCCTAGAATGGACGGGATGGAAGTTCTCCAGATAATAAGAAAAAACTATCCTGAGATAGAGGTAATAATAAGCACGGGACACGGAGCCATCGAAACAGCAATACAAGCATTGAGATTTGGAGCCTTTGACTATACGAATAAACCTATAGAGTATGATGAACTTGCTTTAATAATTCTGAGAGCTCTAGACAAACAAAGGGTTGTGAGAGAAAAACGTGAAGCTGAAGAGGCATTGAAATTAAGTGAAGAAAAATACCGTACAGTAGTTGAGCAGGCAAATGATGGGATAGCAATTATAAAAGAGGGGATATTTGAATATGTAAGTCCTCCTTTGGCAAAAATACTGAATTTTAAGGTTTCTGAACTGGAAAAAAAGACGGTTATAGAGAATATCTCGGCAGATAGTGTTTCTGAATTTAATAACTATATGGACGGTGGATTTACTGGAAAGTCTGAGATAGTATTTTTGAACAGGGATAAGGAAAAAATATATATAGAATTGAGCTCAGGGACTATTGAGTATAGGGGTAAAGAAGCTTATTTAGTTATGTTTAGAGATATCACAGAGAGAAAACTTTCAGAAGAGAAAATAAGGTATCTGAGTTTTCATGACAGCCTGACAGGGCTATATAATAGGGCCTACTTCGAAGAGGAGATGAAAAGGCTCGACACAAAGAGGCAACTTCCAATAAGTATTATTGTGGGAGATGTAAACGGACTAAAACTTTCTAATGATGCCTTTGGTCATTATATAGGAGATGAGCTGCTAAAGGCAGCAGCAGAGTGTATAAAAAAATCCTGTCGCAAAGAAGATATCATCTCTCGGTGGGGAGGGGATGAGTTTGTAATTTTACTTCCCACAGTTACAGAAACTAATGTTCAAAAAGTATGTGACAGAATAATGAGTGAGTGTGAAAAATATGATGAGCTGCCTTTTAAGATAAGTATCTCCCTTGGTGAAGCTACAAAAGACGATGAGTCTCAAGATCTCAGGGAGATTTTAAAAACTGCAGAAGACAAAATGTACAAAAATAAACTGATGTCAGGTAAAAGTATAAGAAACTCTATAATAACTTCTCTAAAGACTACTTTATCTGAAAATAGTTTTGAAACAGATGAGCACAGCGAAAGAATGATTAAACTGTGTAAAGATTTCGGGAAAGTATTGAAATTACCTAAGTCTAAGATTGAAGAATTAGTTGCCTTAGCTACACTGCATGATATAGGAAAGGTGGCCATACCTAGAGAAATACTTTCTAAACCTGGAAAGTTGACCTCAGAAGAGATGGATCAAGTAAAAAAACACTCTGAAATCGGCTACAGAATAGCAAAATCATGTCCAGAGATATCTCATTTAGCAGAAGGGATACTTGGACATCACGAAAGGTGGGATGGTAAAGGATATCCCAATAAACTTAATGGGGAAAAAATTCCATATGAATCAAGAATTATAGCTTTAGTAGATTCCTATGATGTGATGATCAGCGACCGCCCCTATAAAAGAAAAATGAACCAAAAAGAGGCTGTAGAAGAAATTAAACGTTGTGCAGGTACACAGTTTGATCCTTGCCTAGTTGAAAAATTTTTAGAGTTATTGGAAGAGCAATCTCTGCTTGTAAGTTAA
- a CDS encoding response regulator has protein sequence MSRTILIVDDDPTICSELQKELKRNFFPTFIAGNSKDALKILDKNKIDIILLDIFMPDVDGLDMLKKVKSKWPSVEVIIITGYSSQDKAIKALRRGAIDYLEKPINYEELNTSIGRAMEKITENADLTYRHTILLVDDDKNATKRLSRILTKEGYEVFTANNGKEGLEIINNNKIDILIADIEMPVMGGIELLERVKKFQKDIEVIMMTGFGDESLAIEALRKGAINYLRKPIDLDEVLIAIEQAVERIILYRNQLYRDRELKINSQIVSKINEELERRIEKRTLEINQVQSQLFQTSKLATLGEMAAGLAHELNQPLAGMSLCTTNMKKLKQRDLLTDAEIDETIESIEGLIKRMSKIIVHIRTFARQDLQKFKATNINESAENALKLMEEQLRLSDIELIRDFDVNIPEIMGESYQIEQIVINALSNAKDALAQKVNSDIYDLSGWKKKIEIKTSLINQWVCIDITDNGIGMSKAVKEKIFEPFYTTKEVGKATGLGLSISYGIIESHKGRIDVSTEEGKGTTLSIKLPISIQGEDNEE, from the coding sequence ATGTCAAGAACAATACTCATCGTCGATGACGATCCTACTATATGTAGTGAACTTCAAAAAGAACTCAAGAGAAATTTTTTTCCTACATTTATAGCGGGAAACTCTAAGGATGCACTGAAAATATTAGATAAAAATAAAATCGATATTATACTTTTAGATATATTTATGCCAGATGTTGACGGTTTGGACATGTTAAAAAAGGTAAAATCAAAATGGCCCTCTGTAGAGGTAATAATAATCACAGGATACAGTTCCCAGGACAAAGCTATAAAAGCCCTTAGAAGAGGCGCCATAGATTATCTAGAAAAGCCCATAAATTATGAGGAACTCAATACCTCTATAGGACGGGCAATGGAAAAAATAACCGAAAATGCCGACCTTACCTACAGGCACACAATACTGCTAGTAGACGATGATAAAAATGCCACCAAAAGGTTGTCTAGAATCTTAACTAAAGAGGGGTATGAAGTCTTTACAGCCAACAACGGTAAAGAGGGGCTAGAGATCATAAATAACAACAAAATAGATATTCTGATAGCAGATATAGAGATGCCAGTTATGGGGGGGATAGAGCTGCTAGAAAGAGTCAAAAAGTTTCAGAAGGATATTGAGGTCATTATGATGACCGGTTTTGGAGATGAAAGTCTTGCCATAGAGGCTCTTAGAAAGGGAGCGATAAATTACTTGCGTAAACCCATCGACCTAGATGAGGTGCTAATAGCAATAGAGCAGGCAGTTGAGAGAATCATCCTCTACAGAAATCAGCTCTATCGTGACAGGGAACTCAAGATAAACTCCCAGATAGTGTCAAAGATAAACGAGGAATTAGAAAGAAGAATAGAAAAGAGAACACTTGAGATAAACCAGGTGCAAAGTCAACTTTTTCAGACTTCAAAATTGGCTACCTTGGGAGAGATGGCAGCAGGTCTCGCTCATGAGCTAAATCAGCCTTTAGCAGGGATGTCTTTATGTACTACAAATATGAAAAAATTAAAGCAGAGGGACCTCTTGACTGATGCTGAAATAGACGAAACAATTGAGAGTATAGAGGGGCTTATAAAAAGAATGTCCAAGATCATAGTTCACATCAGAACCTTTGCAAGACAAGACCTTCAGAAGTTTAAGGCCACAAATATAAATGAGAGTGCAGAAAATGCACTTAAATTAATGGAAGAACAGCTAAGGCTAAGTGACATTGAGCTTATAAGAGATTTTGACGTTAATATCCCAGAAATAATGGGAGAATCTTATCAGATAGAACAGATAGTCATAAATGCCCTGTCTAATGCCAAGGATGCCTTAGCACAAAAGGTAAACTCTGACATTTATGATCTTAGCGGTTGGAAAAAGAAAATTGAGATAAAAACCTCATTAATAAATCAGTGGGTATGTATCGATATTACAGATAATGGTATAGGAATGTCTAAGGCTGTAAAAGAAAAGATATTTGAACCATTTTATACTACAAAAGAAGTGGGGAAAGCCACTGGGTTGGGCCTATCTATAAGTTATGGAATAATAGAAAGTCATAAGGGGCGAATAGATGTTTCTACTGAAGAGGGCAAGGGAACAACACTGTCTATTAAGTTGCCTATAAGTATACAAGGAGAAGATAATGAAGAATAA
- a CDS encoding response regulator: MNIRVLLVEDDNMARKRLKRVIEKEGYEVIAAHDGLEGLELFKSERPDVVITDVKMPKIDGIEVMHRIKEMSKTTEVILITGHGDIDMAIVALRDGALDYIKKPIDIDQLIVSLGRAKEKIQERKKITIRNSILILEDDEKTREKLGKIYVKEGYKVFTAPDGEEGLKIFSENKIDILLTDLRMPIMNGLQFISEVKKISSDCEFIVLSGFGDEADAVEAMRNGAINFISKPIDLEQLLLSTQKAIDKLELQRSYYYKTRELELTRQIMKRISSERGYDIEFSENSEQDQSGLVLNLIDIMNISYVLFDEKLDVGFANQYFQKHNDFLPGKIDKEFFEMLGIKDIDMDRFREDIDSMFKNKRSKMIKLNSENSAKVIIIKIVLIVDGEREERGLVFIGGRN; encoded by the coding sequence ATGAATATAAGGGTATTATTGGTGGAAGACGACAATATGGCAAGAAAAAGACTTAAAAGAGTAATAGAAAAAGAGGGTTATGAGGTGATAGCTGCCCATGACGGCCTAGAAGGACTAGAACTCTTTAAAAGTGAGAGACCAGATGTAGTTATAACAGATGTAAAAATGCCAAAAATTGATGGCATTGAGGTTATGCACAGAATAAAGGAGATGTCTAAAACAACAGAAGTAATATTAATTACAGGCCATGGAGATATCGATATGGCAATAGTGGCCTTGAGGGACGGGGCGCTAGATTATATAAAAAAGCCAATTGATATAGACCAGCTTATAGTGAGTCTAGGACGAGCCAAGGAAAAAATACAGGAAAGAAAAAAAATAACCATAAGAAACAGTATTCTTATTCTAGAAGACGACGAAAAAACAAGAGAAAAATTAGGAAAGATTTATGTGAAAGAGGGTTACAAGGTATTCACCGCTCCTGACGGAGAAGAGGGGCTCAAAATTTTCTCTGAAAATAAGATTGATATCCTTTTGACAGACTTAAGAATGCCAATAATGAATGGTCTGCAATTTATTTCAGAAGTAAAAAAGATAAGTAGTGACTGTGAATTCATCGTGCTCTCAGGATTTGGAGACGAGGCCGATGCTGTAGAGGCTATGAGAAATGGTGCAATTAATTTTATATCTAAACCCATAGATCTAGAGCAGTTGCTACTATCAACTCAAAAGGCCATAGACAAACTTGAACTGCAAAGATCTTACTATTATAAAACCAGAGAGCTAGAGCTCACCAGACAGATAATGAAAAGAATTTCCAGTGAAAGAGGCTATGATATAGAATTTTCAGAAAATAGTGAGCAGGATCAGAGTGGTCTTGTACTAAATCTCATAGATATTATGAATATTTCCTATGTGTTATTTGATGAAAAACTTGATGTGGGATTCGCAAACCAATATTTCCAAAAGCACAATGATTTTTTACCGGGAAAAATAGATAAAGAGTTTTTCGAAATGTTGGGGATCAAAGATATAGATATGGATAGGTTCAGAGAAGATATAGACTCAATGTTTAAAAATAAAAGATCAAAAATGATCAAGCTTAACAGTGAAAATTCCGCTAAGGTAATAATAATAAAAATTGTATTGATAGTGGACGGAGAGAGAGAAGAAAGAGGTCTGGTATTTATAGGGGGAAGGAATTAA
- a CDS encoding ATP-binding protein has product MQREYFQEIFNNVLSAMILINNKGEITYINREFSRLFGYSSEESIGRVLSELISIEGNEKEITENIERVKNGEQVLKEVVRQGKNGEFIELVVIGSPIIIKDKHVASSIVFSDMTERKENQIKLEKANRELKEATSKLIHTERISALGELTSSIAHELNQPLNNMKIVCQDILRDVAKDRLDVETIPESIEDMEEQINKMARIIDHMRIFTRRLDSNMNMEKININDPIKNMFLLIGEQLRTKNIAAIKNLNEELPRVWGSSIGLEQIFTNILINARHALEEGECKDKKIEIESFMKGENEVAVSIKNNGGLIPLEIKERIFEPFFTTKEPGKGTGLGLSISKKIIEEHNGRIEIEDEGQWTKFIITLPALTGNEGK; this is encoded by the coding sequence ATGCAAAGAGAGTATTTTCAAGAGATTTTTAATAATGTTTTATCTGCAATGATACTTATCAACAACAAAGGAGAGATAACCTATATAAATAGGGAGTTCAGCAGATTGTTCGGATACAGTTCTGAAGAGTCGATAGGGCGGGTGTTGTCAGAGCTCATTTCAATAGAGGGCAACGAAAAAGAGATAACAGAAAATATCGAGAGAGTCAAAAATGGTGAACAGGTTTTAAAAGAAGTGGTTCGTCAGGGTAAAAACGGTGAATTTATTGAACTGGTGGTAATAGGTTCACCTATAATCATTAAGGATAAGCATGTGGCATCTAGTATTGTGTTTAGTGATATGACTGAGCGTAAGGAAAATCAGATAAAGCTTGAAAAAGCAAATAGAGAGCTAAAGGAAGCCACCTCGAAACTTATTCATACTGAGCGTATAAGTGCTCTTGGAGAGCTTACCTCAAGTATAGCCCATGAGCTCAATCAGCCATTGAATAATATGAAAATTGTCTGTCAGGACATTTTGAGAGATGTGGCAAAGGACAGGCTAGATGTAGAGACGATACCTGAGAGTATAGAGGATATGGAAGAACAGATCAATAAAATGGCGAGAATTATTGACCATATGAGAATTTTTACAAGACGTCTTGACAGCAATATGAATATGGAAAAAATAAATATAAATGATCCTATAAAAAATATGTTTCTTCTTATAGGTGAACAGCTAAGAACAAAAAATATAGCTGCGATAAAAAATCTAAATGAGGAACTTCCTAGAGTATGGGGAAGCTCGATAGGTTTAGAGCAGATATTTACAAATATTCTCATTAATGCCCGACACGCCTTAGAAGAGGGAGAGTGCAAAGATAAAAAAATAGAGATCGAGAGTTTTATGAAGGGTGAAAATGAGGTAGCTGTATCCATAAAAAATAACGGCGGACTGATTCCTCTAGAGATAAAAGAGAGAATATTTGAGCCCTTTTTTACAACAAAAGAGCCTGGGAAAGGAACAGGTTTAGGCTTAAGTATTTCAAAAAAAATAATCGAAGAGCATAATGGAAGAATTGAAATAGAAGATGAAGGGCAGTGGACTAAATTTATCATAACCTTGCCTGCCTTAACTGGAAATGAGGGGAAATAG
- a CDS encoding HD-GYP domain-containing protein: protein MLSSILLFSMMKNNIREYGENKKIIADKDLKLQELQKNCREKVQKDIVKSFIRTLEFYDNYTKGHCEQVAYYCIKMGKALNIKDMALEDLYWAGIMHDIGKLTIPVEILNKKEKLSVSEYELIKEHSRKGYEIVSECKNLENISKYILSHHERWDGKGYPEGLKGDEIPLLSQIIAVADSWHAMTSDRPYKKALSIEEGVEELIRNRGTQFSPKVVDIFIDNEIYLTTATLLPQWEIMNRNDKKLKLI, encoded by the coding sequence TTGCTTAGTTCAATTTTATTGTTTAGTATGATGAAAAATAACATTAGAGAGTATGGGGAAAACAAAAAAATTATAGCTGATAAAGATTTAAAACTTCAGGAGTTGCAAAAGAATTGTCGGGAAAAAGTGCAAAAGGATATTGTTAAATCTTTTATCAGAACCTTGGAATTTTATGACAATTACACCAAGGGACATTGTGAACAAGTGGCATATTATTGTATAAAAATGGGAAAGGCTTTGAATATAAAGGATATGGCGCTAGAAGACCTGTACTGGGCCGGCATCATGCACGATATAGGGAAGCTAACAATACCAGTTGAGATACTAAATAAAAAAGAAAAACTCAGCGTATCTGAATATGAATTGATAAAAGAGCATTCAAGAAAGGGTTATGAAATAGTTTCAGAGTGCAAAAACTTAGAAAATATCTCTAAATATATATTATCTCATCATGAAAGATGGGATGGGAAAGGATATCCCGAGGGCTTGAAGGGTGATGAGATTCCATTATTGTCTCAGATAATAGCTGTGGCAGATTCCTGGCATGCCATGACATCAGATCGACCTTACAAAAAAGCCCTGTCTATAGAAGAGGGTGTAGAAGAATTAATAAGAAATAGGGGGACACAATTTTCTCCTAAAGTTGTAGATATATTTATTGATAATGAAATATATCTCACTACTGCGACTCTTTTGCCTCAATGGGAAATTATGAATAGAAATGATAAAAAATTAAAACTAATATAG
- a CDS encoding Ppx/GppA phosphatase family protein, which translates to MKKIGIIDIGSNSIRLVIFRISPAKNFSVIEDVKESVRLGEGVNKTGKLKVKKINLAYHTLKIFKGICDQNETDEIIAFATAAVRNATNSNRLIEKVENELQMKMNIFSGEEEAYYSLLGATNTLDEEEGLLIDMGGASTELVWFKNRRVHKWVSLNFGSVTLAQVANVKEKLSDYAEKKLRNHVISEYEKVPWLKEVGDIPLIGVGGTIRNLAKVHSVMCEYPLNILHNYSLKDGDVNEVFEYIKKKNYIYKLEMPGLSKSRADIFTGALCAVVELLNFTGVEMVVISGSGIREGVLYQKLNEYGKHVENVFENSLLDVVEHFDLSKERGERIYKIFMKIFESMKPLHGIPEIEEKVIRTASYLGRVGVNINYYDSPLHSFYTIINSGLKGIKHRKLLMAALIVSQQDKFNDMAKNYGSILGKKDIKVMEKLSVMLRISKIFNRVFLLDSDRLSIEVGDESVTFHIENEDLLDVQISRVLMSGKRFRETFGRQLIVTKKKTH; encoded by the coding sequence ATGAAAAAAATAGGAATTATAGATATAGGTTCAAACTCTATAAGGCTTGTTATTTTTAGGATTTCTCCTGCCAAGAATTTCTCTGTAATAGAAGATGTGAAGGAGAGTGTACGGCTAGGAGAGGGAGTAAATAAAACAGGAAAACTTAAGGTGAAAAAAATAAATTTGGCTTATCACACCTTGAAGATATTTAAGGGAATATGCGACCAAAATGAAACCGACGAAATTATAGCCTTTGCAACGGCTGCAGTGAGGAATGCCACTAACTCTAACCGACTCATAGAGAAGGTGGAAAATGAACTTCAGATGAAGATGAATATTTTCTCAGGAGAAGAGGAGGCTTATTATTCTCTTCTTGGAGCCACAAATACCCTTGATGAAGAAGAGGGGCTTCTCATTGATATGGGTGGAGCGAGTACAGAGCTGGTTTGGTTTAAAAATCGCCGAGTCCATAAATGGGTAAGTCTCAACTTCGGGTCTGTTACACTGGCTCAAGTGGCCAATGTAAAGGAAAAACTATCTGATTATGCAGAAAAAAAACTCAGAAATCATGTAATAAGTGAGTATGAGAAAGTCCCTTGGCTGAAGGAGGTAGGAGACATACCTCTTATAGGGGTTGGGGGAACCATAAGAAACCTGGCAAAGGTACACTCTGTCATGTGTGAATATCCATTGAATATTCTTCACAACTATAGTCTGAAAGACGGAGATGTGAACGAGGTATTTGAATATATAAAGAAAAAAAATTACATATATAAACTTGAGATGCCAGGGCTTTCGAAATCCAGAGCCGATATATTCACAGGTGCCCTGTGTGCTGTGGTGGAACTTCTTAACTTTACCGGAGTGGAAATGGTTGTAATAAGCGGTTCTGGTATAAGAGAGGGAGTATTGTATCAGAAGCTTAATGAATATGGAAAACATGTGGAAAATGTTTTTGAAAATTCTCTCTTAGATGTGGTGGAACACTTTGATTTGTCTAAAGAACGAGGCGAGAGGATTTATAAAATATTCATGAAAATATTTGAGAGTATGAAGCCCCTTCACGGAATTCCAGAAATAGAGGAAAAAGTCATAAGAACTGCTTCATATCTCGGAAGGGTAGGAGTCAATATTAACTATTATGACAGTCCCCTTCATTCTTTTTATACCATAATCAATTCTGGACTAAAAGGTATAAAACACAGGAAACTTTTGATGGCGGCTCTTATAGTTTCTCAACAGGACAAGTTTAATGATATGGCGAAGAATTACGGCAGTATATTAGGGAAAAAAGATATAAAGGTCATGGAGAAGCTTTCGGTTATGCTGAGGATTTCAAAGATTTTCAACAGGGTATTTCTGTTAGACAGTGATCGGCTGAGTATAGAGGTGGGAGATGAAAGTGTTACTTTTCATATAGAAAATGAGGATCTTCTCGATGTACAGATCAGCAGGGTACTTATGTCAGGGAAAAGATTCAGAGAAACTTTTGGAAGACAGCTTATAGTCACAAAGAAAAAGACCCATTAA
- the pap gene encoding polyphosphate:AMP phosphotransferase gives MFDFKSCHKIEKDEYKTIMEPLIIKLGELQRSARAKKIPILVILEGLDASGKGAVMNELLIALDPRGYKVYSNNKDSEEEVLRPFFWKFWKNLPGEGEIAIFDRGWYFSVIKNIKDIDKKEYKRRCKEIMGTEELLQNGKTMIIKFFLFISKDEQKKRFKKLEKNPSTSWRVTKEDWESNKNYDEILEEYEELLKNTESEKDRWNIICSEDIDSAKVQVFQKAIEFLEESLNKPDKDIADMIPLKEKTFSLDSVNLTESMSRREYKKKLKKYKEKLMELEHEIYVKRIPVVLAYEGWDAAGKGGNIKRTVDRLDPRGYDVIPIAAPNDIEKKHHYLWRFWKDFPKGGHITIFDRTWYGRVLVERVEGFCNEEEWHRAYHEINSMESQWSDDGAVVLKFWLHISKDEQLRRFKGREKTSYKSWKITEEDWRNREKWDLYKDAVEDMITMTSTEASKWNVIAGNSKRSARIKVMEIIIEELERALKKREK, from the coding sequence ATGTTTGATTTTAAAAGCTGCCATAAAATAGAAAAAGATGAATATAAAACTATAATGGAGCCTCTTATTATAAAGCTCGGAGAGCTTCAAAGATCAGCTAGGGCAAAAAAAATACCAATTCTAGTTATTTTGGAAGGCTTAGATGCTTCTGGAAAAGGTGCTGTGATGAATGAACTTTTGATAGCTCTAGACCCTAGGGGATACAAGGTTTATTCAAACAATAAAGATTCCGAAGAGGAGGTTCTTAGACCTTTTTTCTGGAAATTTTGGAAAAATCTTCCTGGAGAAGGTGAGATAGCTATTTTTGACAGAGGCTGGTACTTCTCTGTGATTAAAAACATAAAAGATATAGATAAGAAAGAGTATAAAAGAAGATGTAAAGAGATAATGGGTACCGAAGAACTACTGCAAAATGGTAAAACAATGATAATAAAGTTTTTTCTCTTTATATCAAAGGATGAGCAGAAAAAACGGTTCAAAAAGTTGGAGAAGAATCCATCCACTTCATGGAGGGTGACCAAAGAGGACTGGGAGAGCAACAAAAATTATGATGAAATTTTAGAAGAGTATGAAGAACTTCTGAAAAATACTGAGAGTGAAAAAGACAGATGGAATATAATCTGTTCTGAAGATATTGACAGTGCAAAAGTTCAGGTATTTCAAAAGGCCATAGAGTTTTTGGAGGAAAGTTTAAATAAACCTGACAAAGACATTGCAGATATGATTCCCCTCAAGGAAAAAACTTTTTCTTTGGACAGTGTAAATCTGACAGAGTCAATGAGCAGAAGAGAATATAAGAAAAAGTTAAAAAAATATAAAGAAAAACTTATGGAGCTAGAGCATGAGATATACGTAAAAAGAATTCCAGTGGTGTTAGCCTATGAGGGGTGGGATGCTGCAGGCAAGGGAGGAAATATAAAAAGAACTGTCGATAGGCTAGACCCGAGGGGGTACGATGTTATCCCAATAGCTGCTCCAAATGATATAGAGAAAAAACATCACTATTTATGGAGGTTCTGGAAAGACTTTCCCAAGGGAGGTCATATTACAATATTTGACAGGACATGGTATGGGAGAGTCCTTGTCGAAAGAGTAGAGGGGTTTTGTAACGAAGAGGAGTGGCACAGGGCCTATCATGAAATAAACTCAATGGAATCACAGTGGAGTGATGACGGTGCTGTTGTATTGAAATTCTGGCTGCATATAAGCAAGGATGAACAGCTCAGACGTTTTAAAGGTCGTGAAAAGACATCCTATAAAAGCTGGAAGATAACAGAGGAAGACTGGAGAAATAGAGAAAAGTGGGACTTATATAAAGATGCAGTGGAAGATATGATAACAATGACATCGACAGAAGCTTCAAAATGGAACGTTATTGCGGGGAACTCAAAGCGTAGTGCTAGGATAAAGGTGATGGAAATTATCATTGAAGAGCTAGAAAGAGCGTTGAAAAAAAGGGAGAAATAA
- a CDS encoding FAD-dependent oxidoreductase produces the protein MHLNERSEYLIIGNGIAGISAAVTLRNKDSEGKITVVTKSPKPFYYRIRLIEYLADKTEFEKLIAYGEGFYLDKDIDVKLDMEVTDIDSQNKKVTFEDGSSIEYNKLLLATGARPRYPNIKGIREKKGVLKFRGANDSDEIANHVEICNEVAVLGGGLLGIETAFSLLNLGKKVTVIETAPRLLPRQLDEEGSHILQTILEEKGINFILGKNVEEILGDDCVEGIKFNDGEVYEVKSLVLSAGITPRLELAESAGVEINRGILVNEHMETSIEGIYAAGDSIEFQGTLYGLWIPAKEQGDVAGSNMAGEKVKYSPISSETRLKVSGISFFSGGNIEPMGANIYKYNKDGIYRKFFVRDEKIVGAILLGDPKTAMKAGGFIKKRESTDVIYGLYE, from the coding sequence ATGCATTTGAACGAAAGATCAGAATATTTAATAATAGGAAACGGGATTGCAGGTATATCTGCAGCAGTGACTCTTAGAAATAAAGACAGTGAAGGAAAAATAACTGTGGTGACAAAGTCACCAAAACCTTTTTACTACAGAATAAGACTTATAGAATACCTAGCAGACAAGACAGAGTTTGAAAAACTCATCGCCTATGGTGAAGGGTTTTATTTAGATAAGGATATCGATGTAAAACTGGATATGGAAGTAACTGATATTGACTCACAAAATAAAAAAGTTACCTTTGAAGACGGAAGCTCTATAGAGTATAACAAACTTCTTTTAGCTACAGGAGCAAGACCTAGATACCCTAATATAAAAGGGATCAGAGAAAAAAAAGGTGTCTTAAAATTTCGTGGGGCAAATGACAGTGATGAGATAGCAAATCATGTGGAGATTTGCAATGAGGTTGCCGTTTTAGGAGGGGGACTTTTGGGTATAGAGACAGCATTCTCACTGCTCAACCTAGGTAAAAAAGTTACCGTTATAGAGACTGCACCTCGGCTTCTTCCTAGGCAGCTAGATGAGGAAGGGTCTCATATACTTCAAACCATCCTGGAAGAAAAGGGAATAAATTTTATTTTAGGAAAAAATGTTGAGGAGATATTAGGTGACGACTGTGTCGAAGGTATCAAGTTCAACGACGGGGAAGTATACGAGGTAAAAAGTCTTGTTTTATCAGCAGGAATAACTCCTAGGCTTGAACTTGCCGAAAGTGCAGGAGTAGAGATAAACAGAGGAATCCTAGTAAATGAACATATGGAGACTAGCATAGAAGGTATCTATGCAGCTGGAGACTCTATAGAATTTCAGGGAACTCTATATGGACTTTGGATTCCTGCAAAAGAACAAGGGGATGTAGCCGGAAGCAATATGGCCGGTGAAAAAGTCAAGTACAGCCCTATAAGTTCTGAGACAAGGCTCAAGGTTTCCGGTATATCATTCTTCTCAGGGGGAAATATAGAACCTATGGGAGCAAATATTTACAAATACAATAAAGACGGGATTTACAGAAAGTTCTTTGTTCGAGACGAAAAAATAGTCGGGGCAATTCTTCTTGGCGATCCTAAGACAGCTATGAAGGCAGGAGGATTTATTAAAAAACGTGAGTCTACAGATGTTATTTATGGACTTTATGAATAA